One genomic window of Candidatus Limnocylindrales bacterium includes the following:
- a CDS encoding penicillin-binding protein 2, translated as MNHQKMENKRETENKMGNARTGAEFAEARKRILLLMGITFLCLGAIAYRLIQVQVIDREWYQQRGAKQSEGRIRLLPVRGKILDRKGNILAVSLNTTSVILKPSSPTGNSVPTSTGSSEGESIQYIKRKLSPEEFEACCEEKAGPGDRRKPSGENIVLVPDTKRFYSQKNLASHVLGFVGWDVNGYDNKGLEGIEFFYDSYLRGKAKWRSIQTDARRNSLRSWELTASNSGNHVILTLDKNIQHVVESELEKVFVETHARGGSIIVMNPHTGEILAMVNRPDFNPNSFQNYGQDRYRNRAVTWDYEPGSTFKIVQTAGVLEEKLARPEDIFDGQRGAMGLGGRIFRDWRAFGYLTLEDILIHSSNIGAIKLGRLLGEERFYRYIKAFGFGEKTGIDLPGEVTGTVHELDKWSEVSIGAISIGQEVSVTPIQMTLAFATLANGGLLMKPFIVDHIEDAEGKLVFKNQPQVVRRVLSKETSAILTRILTQVVEEGTGKRAATPGYRVAGKTGTAQKFDFMTSNYSNTRLVTSFIGFAPAENPKIVVSVIIDEPEGESPWGGTIAAPVFRRIVERVLPYLEVPPGEEREATEMLGRADTEMRGHRDTGTQGRGDAEAAVLLPMRQMAASQ; from the coding sequence ATGAATCATCAGAAAATGGAGAATAAGCGGGAAACAGAAAATAAAATGGGTAACGCCCGAACGGGGGCTGAGTTTGCAGAGGCCCGAAAACGTATTTTATTGCTCATGGGCATTACCTTTCTCTGTCTGGGAGCTATTGCTTACAGGTTGATTCAGGTGCAGGTTATAGATCGAGAGTGGTATCAACAGCGAGGGGCCAAACAGTCCGAAGGCCGAATCCGGTTATTACCGGTAAGAGGTAAGATACTGGATCGAAAGGGAAATATTCTTGCAGTAAGTTTAAATACGACCTCGGTTATCCTGAAACCATCGAGCCCTACCGGCAATTCGGTGCCAACTTCTACAGGTTCTTCAGAAGGGGAATCGATCCAGTACATTAAGCGCAAGTTGTCACCGGAGGAATTTGAAGCCTGTTGTGAAGAAAAAGCAGGTCCTGGAGATAGAAGAAAACCTTCGGGAGAAAATATCGTTCTGGTTCCGGATACAAAGCGATTTTATTCCCAGAAAAATTTAGCGTCTCATGTCTTAGGATTTGTGGGATGGGATGTAAACGGCTATGATAATAAAGGATTGGAAGGAATCGAGTTTTTTTACGATTCTTACTTAAGGGGAAAAGCTAAATGGCGTTCCATTCAAACAGATGCCAGGAGAAATTCACTACGGAGTTGGGAACTCACCGCCTCCAATTCAGGTAATCATGTAATTCTGACCCTGGATAAAAACATCCAGCATGTGGTTGAAAGCGAGTTAGAGAAGGTTTTTGTCGAAACCCATGCCAGGGGAGGATCGATTATTGTCATGAATCCCCACACCGGGGAAATCCTGGCTATGGTAAATAGGCCGGACTTTAATCCTAATAGTTTTCAGAATTATGGACAGGACCGGTATCGAAACCGGGCCGTTACCTGGGATTATGAACCCGGATCCACCTTTAAAATTGTCCAGACTGCCGGGGTTTTGGAGGAGAAGCTGGCCCGACCCGAGGATATTTTTGATGGACAAAGAGGGGCCATGGGTTTAGGTGGACGTATTTTTAGAGATTGGCGGGCATTCGGCTACCTGACGTTGGAAGATATTCTGATCCATTCCAGCAACATCGGAGCCATCAAATTGGGTCGATTGCTGGGAGAAGAGCGCTTTTACCGGTATATCAAGGCCTTTGGGTTTGGTGAGAAGACCGGAATCGATTTACCCGGGGAAGTAACCGGAACTGTCCACGAGCTGGACAAATGGTCTGAGGTATCCATCGGGGCTATTTCCATAGGACAAGAAGTCTCGGTAACCCCTATTCAGATGACTCTGGCGTTTGCCACCCTCGCTAATGGTGGACTCCTCATGAAACCGTTTATCGTAGACCATATTGAAGACGCGGAAGGGAAGTTGGTTTTTAAAAATCAACCCCAGGTGGTTCGTCGGGTCCTCTCGAAGGAGACGAGTGCTATCCTGACCAGAATCTTGACCCAGGTAGTTGAAGAAGGAACCGGTAAGCGGGCAGCCACTCCAGGTTATCGGGTAGCCGGTAAAACAGGAACAGCTCAGAAGTTTGACTTTATGACTTCTAATTATTCAAATACCCGGCTAGTAACCTCTTTTATAGGTTTTGCGCCGGCTGAAAATCCTAAGATTGTAGTCTCGGTTATTATCGATGAACCGGAAGGAGAATCTCCTTGGGGCGGAACCATTGCAGCCCCTGTCTTTAGAAGAATCGTAGAGCGGGTCCTTCCTTATCTGGAGGTTCCACCGGGTGAGGAACGTGAAGCAACAGAAATGTTAGGACGTGCTGACACAGAGATGCGAGGGCATAGAGACACGGGAACACAGGGACGTGGGGATGCAGAGGCCGCTGTCCTACTACCCATGCGTCAGATGGCTGCATCGCAATGA